Proteins found in one Arachis stenosperma cultivar V10309 chromosome 8, arast.V10309.gnm1.PFL2, whole genome shotgun sequence genomic segment:
- the LOC130944099 gene encoding bZIP transcription factor 23 codes for MNFKNFGNDPGPAAGGSGDAGGRPPGNFPLTRQPSVYNLTFDEFMNTMGGSGKDFGSMNMDELLKNIWTAEEVQTMASATGVGGEPGSAGFGGAGINNLQRQGSLTLPRTLSQKTVDEVWKDISKEYGGGSTGGGGGGPNPAQTTQRQPTLKEITLEEFLVRAGVVREDAQLAAAGKANDSVFVDLSRGGGNSGGLGVGFQQLNKVPGLMGDSVGVNNNDPLVGLQPRTNLPVNVNGVRSSNQQMQIQNSQSPHQHQSQIFPKQAPMSYAMPLVQGGGGGMGMVGLSPGPVHVATGSPASQISNDKMAKSNGDTSSVSPVPYVFNGGLRGRKSGGAVEKVIERRQRRMIKNRESAARSRARKQAYTMELEAEVQKLKEENQELQKKQEEIMEIQKNQVMEMMNLQQNGKRRCLRRTQTGPW; via the exons ATGAACTTCAAGAATTTCGGCAACGATCCTGGCCCTGCTGCCGGAGGAAGCGGAGATGCTGGTGGGAGACCGCCGGGGAATTTCCCCCTGACACGGCAACCTTCCGTGTACAATCTGACGTTCGATGAGTTCATGAACACCATGGGAGGTTCAGGAAAGGACTTCGGCTCCATGAACATGGATGAACTTCTTAAAAACATATGGACCGCCGAAGAGGTTCAAACTATGGCGTCTGCCACGGGTGTCGGTGGAGAACCGGGCTCCGCAGGCTTCGGCGGTGCCGGCATCAACAATTTGCAGAGGCAGGGATCCTTGACGCTCCCACGAACCCTGAGTCAGAAGACAGTGGACGAGGTCTGGAAAGACATTTCGAAGGAGTACGGCGGAGGGTCGACCGGTGGCGGCGGCGGCGGGCCGAATCCCGCGCAGACGACGCAGCGGCAGCCGACGTTGAAAGAGATCACGCTGGAGGAGTTCTTGGTGAGAGCAGGTGTTGTTAGAGAAGACGCGCAATTGGCAGCTGCTGGGAAAGCAAACGACAGCGTTTTTGTTGATTTGTCTCGTGGTGGAGGGAATAGTGGCGGTTTAGGAGTAGGGTTTCAGCAATTGAACAAGGTACCAGGGTTGATGGGTGATAGTGTTGGTGTGAACAACAATGATCCTCTGGTTGGTCTTCAGCCAAGAACAAATTTGCCTGTGAATGTTAATGGGGTTAGGTCTTCCAATCAGCAGATGCAGATCCAGAATTCACAGTCCCCTCATCAGCATCAGTCTCAGATATTCCCCAAACAAGCTCCTATGAGCTATGCTATGCCTCTTGTGCAAGGTGGAGGAGGAGGGATGGGGATGGTTGGTTTGTCACCTGGGCCTGTTCATGTTGCTACTGGCTCGCCGGCTAGCCAGATTTCCAATGATAAGATGGCAAAGAGCAATGGAGATACTTCTTCGGTTTCTCCGGTGCCGTATGTATTTAACGGTGGCCTCAGGGGACGGAAGAGCGGTGGAGCAGTTGAAAAGGTGATTGAGAGGAGGCAGAGGAGAATGATCAAGAACAGAGAGTCGGCAGCTAGGTCCCGCGCTCGAAAGCAG GCTTATACCATGGAATTAGAAGCAGAAGTTCAAAAGTTGAAAGAGGAGAACCAAGAACTTCAGAAAAAGCAG GAAGAAATCATGGAAATTCAGAAAAATCAA GTTATGGAAATGATGAATTTGCAACAAAACGGCAAGAGAAGATGCTTAAGACGAACACAAACTGGTCCATGGTAG